In Pseudomonas nunensis, a single window of DNA contains:
- a CDS encoding LysE family translocator, with product MSLMISMAAFALAASITPGPVNIVALSSGAQFGFRASQRHVAGATLGFVLLLVLMGLGLHELLQLWPMLTRVVQLAGVAFLLFMAWKLAVDDGRLSAGQPGKAPSMFYGALMQWLNPKAWLACVAGMGAFVADGDARLVWQFAAIYLVICYLSVGCWAYAGTFLRGYLSNTKGLRLFNRTMALLLVVCAGYLLWA from the coding sequence ATGAGTCTGATGATTTCCATGGCGGCGTTTGCCCTGGCCGCTTCGATAACCCCGGGCCCGGTGAATATCGTGGCGTTGAGTTCCGGTGCGCAGTTCGGCTTTCGCGCCAGTCAACGGCATGTGGCAGGGGCGACCCTGGGATTTGTTCTGTTGTTGGTGCTGATGGGTTTGGGCCTGCATGAGTTGTTGCAGTTGTGGCCGATGCTGACCCGGGTGGTGCAATTGGCCGGGGTGGCGTTTCTGTTGTTCATGGCATGGAAACTGGCGGTCGACGATGGTCGATTGAGCGCCGGGCAACCGGGCAAGGCACCGTCGATGTTCTACGGCGCGTTGATGCAATGGCTCAATCCCAAGGCCTGGCTGGCCTGTGTCGCAGGCATGGGCGCGTTTGTCGCGGATGGCGATGCGCGGCTGGTCTGGCAATTCGCGGCGATTTATCTGGTGATCTGTTACCTGTCGGTAGGCTGCTGGGCCTACGCCGGCACGTTCTTGCGCGGGTATTTGAGCAACACCAAAGGCCTGCGGTTGTTCAACCGGACAATGGCGTTGCTGCTGGTGGTGTGTGCCGGGTATCTGCTCTGGGCCTAG
- a CDS encoding tripartite tricarboxylate transporter permease → MDILSSLAIGFSAALTPINLMWGFIGCLLGTAIGVLPGIGPALTVALLLPITAKVDPTGALIMFAGIYYGAQFGGSTTSILLNTPGESSSMVTALEGNLMARNGRAGPALATAAIGSFVAGTIATILLTLFAPLVATLALKFGPAEYFAILVLSFTTVSAVLGASMLRGFASLGIGLMVGLIGLDATSGIARYTLGVPELVDGIEVVLVAVGLFAVGEALYSLLYQKEEASGRHRLTSLWMTRADWKRSIPAWLRGTLIGFPFGSIPAGGAEIPTFLSYSAERKLSKFPKEFAGSKGEGAIEGVAGPEAANNASATGSLVPLLTLGIPTSATAAILLAAFQNYNLQPGPMLFQTSGELVWTLVASLYIGNVILLVLNLPLVGLWVKLLQIPRPYLNAGILVFATIGVYGMRHSSFDLMLMLAIGWGGVLMRRFDFPVAPVIVGMLLGPMAEKQLRNALSISEGDWTIFLTQPISAAFLALTLLVLVVPHLLHARGIKLHEDD, encoded by the coding sequence GTGGACATTCTCTCAAGCCTGGCCATTGGTTTTTCTGCGGCGCTGACACCGATCAACCTGATGTGGGGCTTTATCGGCTGTCTGCTCGGCACTGCCATCGGTGTCTTGCCCGGTATCGGCCCGGCGCTGACCGTGGCGTTGCTGCTGCCCATCACCGCCAAGGTCGATCCAACCGGGGCGCTGATCATGTTCGCCGGGATTTACTACGGCGCGCAGTTTGGCGGATCGACGACATCGATCCTGCTGAATACGCCGGGGGAATCATCGTCGATGGTCACCGCGCTGGAAGGCAACCTCATGGCCCGTAACGGCCGGGCCGGGCCTGCGCTGGCGACGGCGGCGATAGGCTCATTCGTGGCTGGCACCATCGCGACTATCTTGCTGACCCTGTTTGCGCCCCTCGTCGCCACTTTGGCGCTGAAGTTTGGCCCAGCGGAATACTTCGCGATTCTGGTGTTGTCCTTCACCACGGTGTCGGCAGTGCTCGGCGCTTCGATGCTGCGCGGTTTTGCCTCGCTGGGGATTGGCCTGATGGTGGGCTTGATCGGCCTCGACGCGACGTCGGGTATCGCCCGTTATACCTTGGGCGTGCCAGAGCTGGTGGATGGCATCGAAGTGGTGCTGGTGGCGGTCGGTTTGTTTGCGGTGGGCGAAGCGTTGTACAGCCTGCTGTATCAAAAGGAAGAAGCTTCGGGCCGACATCGCTTGACCTCGTTGTGGATGACCCGCGCCGACTGGAAGCGCTCGATCCCTGCGTGGCTGCGGGGCACGTTGATCGGTTTTCCCTTTGGATCGATTCCGGCGGGTGGCGCTGAAATTCCGACGTTCCTGTCTTACTCGGCCGAACGCAAACTGAGCAAATTCCCCAAAGAGTTCGCCGGCAGCAAAGGCGAGGGCGCGATTGAAGGTGTGGCCGGCCCGGAGGCCGCCAACAACGCGAGCGCGACCGGTTCGCTGGTGCCGCTGCTGACGCTCGGCATTCCCACTTCGGCCACGGCGGCGATCCTGTTGGCGGCGTTCCAGAACTACAACCTGCAACCGGGGCCGATGCTGTTCCAGACCTCCGGTGAACTGGTCTGGACGCTGGTGGCGTCGCTGTACATCGGCAACGTCATCCTGCTGGTATTGAACCTGCCGCTGGTGGGCCTGTGGGTCAAGTTGCTGCAAATCCCCCGGCCTTACCTGAATGCGGGGATCCTGGTGTTTGCCACCATCGGCGTGTACGGCATGCGCCACTCTTCCTTCGACTTGATGCTGATGCTGGCCATCGGTTGGGGCGGGGTGTTGATGCGGCGATTCGATTTCCCGGTGGCCCCGGTGATCGTGGGGATGTTGCTGGGGCCGATGGCCGAAAAGCAATTGCGCAATGCCTTGTCGATCAGCGAGGGCGACTGGACGATTTTCCTTACCCAGCCAATCTCGGCTGCATTCCTGGCGCTGACGTTGCTGGTGCTGGTGGTGCCGCATCTGCTGCATGCCCGTGGGATCAAGTTGCACGAGGATGATTGA
- a CDS encoding tripartite tricarboxylate transporter TctB family protein translates to MAAPRKIVPVQLAIGAGVIAISAVLAVGAFRFPAEMGFVILGAHVYPYALAAFLGVVGLLLSYQALTGGFRELADHDDESAKALPGGKLGAAWVTAGLVAVAVLIDLIGFVLAAGLLFACSARGFGSRRPVRDLAIGIALTLPIYWLFNAGLGVSLPPLINAWL, encoded by the coding sequence ATGGCCGCGCCGCGCAAGATAGTCCCGGTGCAACTGGCGATTGGCGCCGGCGTGATCGCGATCAGCGCCGTGTTGGCGGTCGGCGCGTTTCGCTTTCCGGCGGAGATGGGTTTCGTGATCCTCGGCGCGCATGTTTATCCCTATGCGTTGGCGGCGTTTCTCGGTGTCGTCGGCCTGCTGCTGAGTTACCAGGCGCTCACCGGTGGTTTCCGCGAACTGGCCGATCACGATGACGAAAGTGCCAAGGCGCTGCCCGGCGGCAAACTAGGCGCGGCGTGGGTCACCGCCGGCCTGGTGGCGGTGGCCGTGCTGATCGACCTGATCGGCTTCGTCCTCGCGGCCGGGTTGCTGTTTGCCTGTTCGGCGCGGGGTTTTGGCAGTCGCCGACCGGTGCGCGACCTCGCCATTGGCATTGCCCTGACGCTGCCGATTTACTGGCTGTTCAACGCCGGGCTTGGGGTCTCCCTGCCGCCCCTTATCAACGCCTGGCTCTGA
- a CDS encoding tripartite tricarboxylate transporter substrate binding protein, whose translation MQPLFRRLTCAIALAVAAATPAFALDTVKFMAPGSVGGGYDQTARDLGKALIEAKTAKSVTFENKGGAGGTLGLAQFANSTKGDPNALLVVGAIMVAGIEQNKPQITLKDVTPIARLFTEYNVIAVRKESEFKTLEDLIKAFKEKPSSITWGGGSKGSVDHIGIADLAGKMDIPVNKVNYVAFAGGGEVVAQVLGGQIKVITGGYAELGQYIKNGQFRVLAIGAPERVEGIDAPTLKEKGYDVIIGNWRGVYGAANLTPEQRKEVTDAVVAAAKTKVWQDNVKTNAWSPSILTGDEFGKFVDEEHVRLHEMLVKVGLL comes from the coding sequence ATGCAGCCCTTATTCCGTCGACTCACCTGCGCGATTGCCTTGGCCGTTGCCGCCGCCACTCCGGCCTTTGCCCTCGACACCGTCAAGTTCATGGCCCCCGGCTCAGTCGGTGGCGGTTATGACCAGACTGCGCGTGATTTGGGCAAGGCGCTGATCGAGGCGAAGACCGCCAAATCCGTGACCTTCGAGAACAAGGGCGGGGCGGGCGGGACATTGGGGTTGGCGCAGTTTGCCAATAGCACCAAGGGTGATCCGAATGCGTTGCTGGTGGTGGGCGCGATCATGGTCGCGGGTATTGAGCAGAACAAGCCGCAAATCACCTTGAAGGATGTCACGCCGATTGCCCGGTTGTTTACCGAATACAACGTGATTGCCGTGCGCAAGGAGTCTGAGTTCAAGACCCTGGAAGACTTGATCAAGGCCTTCAAGGAAAAACCGTCCAGCATCACCTGGGGCGGCGGTTCCAAGGGTTCGGTCGATCATATCGGCATCGCTGATCTGGCCGGCAAAATGGACATTCCGGTGAACAAGGTCAATTACGTGGCCTTCGCCGGTGGCGGGGAAGTGGTGGCCCAGGTCCTGGGTGGCCAGATCAAGGTGATCACCGGCGGTTATGCCGAGCTGGGTCAGTACATCAAGAACGGCCAGTTCCGCGTGCTCGCCATTGGCGCACCGGAGCGCGTCGAAGGCATCGATGCGCCGACGCTCAAGGAGAAAGGCTACGACGTGATCATCGGCAACTGGCGCGGTGTCTACGGCGCGGCGAATCTTACCCCTGAGCAGCGCAAGGAAGTCACCGACGCCGTGGTGGCCGCGGCCAAGACCAAGGTCTGGCAAGACAATGTCAAAACCAACGCGTGGTCGCCGAGCATTTTGACCGGGGATGAATTCGGCAAGTTTGTCGACGAAGAGCACGTGCGGCTGCACGAGATGCTGGTCAAGGTCGGGCTGCTTTGA
- a CDS encoding LysE family translocator, whose product MDLATLTLFVPACFALNMAPGPNNLLSVSNSTRYGYRRACVAGLGRLLAFAGMIALASAGLAVVLQTSELLFYGIKILGAAYLFYLAWQLWRADPGAQNAVEGAPVGILALARQEFLVAAGNPKAILIFTAFLPQFVDPTRAITPQFAVLGALFLMLEWIAISAYAYMGLHMRRWFAEPRGKRIFNRCCAGLLSTAASVLLMARRA is encoded by the coding sequence ATGGACCTCGCCACCCTCACCCTGTTTGTCCCGGCCTGTTTTGCCTTGAACATGGCCCCCGGGCCGAACAATCTGCTGTCGGTCAGCAACTCGACCCGCTATGGCTATCGCCGCGCCTGTGTGGCCGGGCTCGGGCGGTTGCTGGCGTTTGCCGGGATGATTGCGCTCGCTTCGGCCGGGCTGGCGGTGGTGCTGCAAACGTCCGAGTTGTTGTTCTACGGGATCAAGATTCTGGGGGCGGCGTATTTGTTTTATCTCGCCTGGCAACTGTGGCGGGCCGATCCCGGTGCGCAGAACGCCGTGGAAGGCGCGCCCGTGGGGATCCTGGCCTTGGCGCGCCAGGAGTTCCTGGTGGCGGCGGGCAATCCGAAGGCGATTTTGATATTCACCGCGTTTCTCCCGCAATTCGTCGACCCGACCCGCGCGATCACCCCGCAATTCGCGGTGCTGGGCGCGTTGTTCCTGATGCTGGAATGGATCGCCATTAGCGCCTACGCCTACATGGGCCTGCACATGCGCCGCTGGTTCGCTGAGCCGCGCGGCAAGCGGATCTTCAACCGCTGCTGCGCCGGGTTGTTGTCGACGGCGGCTTCGGTGTTGTTGATGGCGCGGCGGGCCTGA
- a CDS encoding bifunctional transcriptional activator/DNA repair enzyme AdaA, which produces MNLQNVVLPPHAEMVRAMLERDTAYEGVFFTAVKTTGIFCRPSCTARKPKPENVEFFAHADECMSAGYRACLRCKPLDAAAIAPDWVQRLLTFVDSDPEQRWTDTQLQAEGIEPLKLRRWFKQHFGMTFHAWLRTRRLGMALGGIKQGESIDNVAFDSGYESLSGFRDAFQKSFHITPGRAANSEPLLFTRLTTPLGPMIAMAERRGLVLLEFLDRPALTREVEELQNRYGYVVAPGHNGHLKQIETELAQYFAGELTEFRVPLHLPGSEFARQVWAELARIPYGQTSTYGAIAALLGKPGASRAVGLANGHNRLAIVLPCHRVIGADGSLTGYGGGQPRKAFLLRLEKAAVQITQALAF; this is translated from the coding sequence ATGAACCTACAAAACGTTGTGCTGCCACCCCACGCCGAGATGGTCCGCGCCATGCTTGAACGAGACACCGCCTACGAGGGGGTGTTTTTTACTGCGGTCAAGACCACCGGGATTTTCTGCCGGCCCAGTTGCACGGCGCGCAAACCCAAGCCCGAGAACGTCGAGTTCTTTGCGCATGCCGACGAGTGCATGTCTGCCGGCTACCGCGCCTGCCTGCGCTGCAAACCGCTGGATGCGGCGGCCATTGCGCCGGACTGGGTGCAGCGCTTGCTCACCTTTGTGGACTCCGATCCGGAGCAGCGCTGGACTGACACGCAGCTGCAAGCCGAAGGCATCGAACCACTAAAATTGCGTCGCTGGTTCAAGCAACATTTCGGTATGACTTTCCATGCGTGGCTGCGCACCCGGCGCCTGGGCATGGCCCTGGGCGGGATCAAGCAGGGCGAATCCATCGACAACGTGGCGTTCGACTCAGGCTACGAATCCCTGAGCGGTTTTCGCGATGCCTTTCAGAAGTCTTTCCACATCACACCGGGGCGCGCTGCCAACAGCGAGCCGCTGCTGTTCACCCGTCTGACCACGCCGCTGGGACCGATGATCGCCATGGCCGAACGCCGTGGCCTGGTGCTGCTGGAGTTTCTCGATCGCCCGGCGCTGACCAGGGAAGTCGAAGAATTGCAGAACCGTTATGGCTACGTCGTGGCCCCAGGACACAACGGCCACTTGAAGCAAATCGAAACCGAACTGGCGCAGTATTTCGCTGGCGAGCTGACCGAGTTCCGCGTGCCATTGCACCTGCCGGGCAGCGAATTCGCCAGGCAGGTCTGGGCTGAGCTCGCGCGGATCCCCTACGGCCAGACCAGCACCTATGGCGCGATCGCCGCGCTGTTGGGCAAACCCGGCGCCAGTCGCGCCGTGGGCCTGGCCAACGGGCATAACCGTTTGGCGATTGTGCTGCCCTGTCACCGGGTGATCGGTGCGGACGGTTCGCTGACCGGCTATGGTGGTGGACAGCCGCGCAAGGCGTTTCTCCTCAGGTTGGAAAAAGCGGCGGTGCAGATCACTCAGGCATTGGCATTTTGA
- a CDS encoding isocitrate lyase/PEP mutase family protein, translating into MEAFDQQFHRLHQDGLLILTNVADAAGARLVEQLGNKAVATSSAAVAWVHGYPDGNALPLERLVATVESIVRVINVPLTVDIEAGYSDDLARVGEVIDAVLAAGAVGINIEDGASPPELLARKIEVARQVAERRGVKLFINARTDVYLKGLVPAEDRVAETLRRAALYQAAGADGLFAAGVTAEYEIAAICRGTPLPVNVLGWASLPSPEELKTLGVRRLSAGSGIAEFLYGAMASVAKSFLETGKLDTHDLKALTYGEVNSLLKKT; encoded by the coding sequence ATGGAAGCGTTCGACCAACAGTTCCACAGGCTGCATCAGGACGGCCTGCTGATCCTCACCAACGTCGCCGATGCCGCCGGGGCGCGGCTGGTGGAACAACTGGGCAACAAAGCCGTGGCCACCAGCAGTGCGGCGGTGGCTTGGGTGCATGGTTATCCCGACGGCAACGCCCTGCCCCTCGAACGTTTGGTGGCGACGGTGGAATCCATCGTGCGGGTGATCAATGTGCCGCTGACCGTGGACATTGAGGCCGGTTATTCCGATGACCTGGCGCGGGTCGGCGAAGTGATCGACGCGGTGCTCGCCGCCGGTGCCGTCGGGATCAACATCGAGGACGGCGCTTCCCCGCCCGAGTTGCTGGCACGCAAGATCGAAGTCGCCCGGCAAGTGGCCGAGCGCCGGGGCGTGAAGCTGTTTATCAATGCGCGCACCGACGTGTACCTCAAGGGCCTGGTGCCTGCCGAAGACCGCGTCGCCGAAACGCTCAGGCGCGCCGCACTGTATCAAGCCGCCGGGGCTGACGGGTTGTTCGCCGCGGGTGTGACGGCGGAGTACGAGATCGCCGCGATCTGCCGTGGCACGCCGCTGCCGGTGAACGTGCTGGGCTGGGCCTCCCTGCCGTCGCCCGAGGAACTGAAAACCCTCGGCGTGCGGCGCTTGAGTGCCGGGTCGGGCATCGCTGAATTCCTGTACGGCGCCATGGCGAGCGTGGCGAAAAGCTTTCTGGAAACCGGCAAGCTCGATACCCATGACCTCAAGGCACTCACCTATGGCGAAGTGAACTCGCTGCTGAAGAAAACTTGA
- a CDS encoding DNA-3-methyladenine glycosylase family protein — translation MPDIYQPASEFLAALDDDWRRHITAIGPCLHQPHPARDPYESLVRAIAYQQLHAKAGDAIVGRLIGLFPSSAFPRPEQILATSFEQMRSCGFSAGKIATIQGIAQATLDGVVPDYATALAMDDEALIERLITLRGVGRWTVEMLLIYSLERPDILPADDFGVREGYRRMKGLEVQPTRKQMIEIGFGWSPFRTVASWYLWRVPKQ, via the coding sequence ATGCCCGATATCTACCAGCCCGCCAGTGAATTTCTGGCCGCCCTCGATGACGACTGGCGGCGCCATATCACAGCCATCGGTCCGTGCCTGCATCAGCCGCATCCGGCGCGGGATCCGTATGAATCGCTGGTGCGCGCGATTGCCTATCAGCAGCTGCATGCCAAGGCCGGGGATGCGATTGTCGGGCGGTTGATTGGGTTGTTTCCTTCGAGTGCGTTCCCACGCCCGGAGCAGATCCTGGCGACAAGCTTTGAGCAGATGCGCAGCTGCGGGTTTTCCGCCGGCAAGATTGCGACCATTCAGGGGATTGCCCAGGCGACACTGGATGGGGTGGTGCCGGATTACGCTACGGCGCTGGCCATGGATGATGAAGCGTTGATCGAGCGCCTGATTACCTTGCGCGGGGTTGGGCGCTGGACGGTGGAGATGTTGTTGATCTACAGCCTGGAGCGGCCGGATATCTTGCCCGCCGATGATTTCGGCGTGCGTGAGGGCTATCGGCGGATGAAGGGGTTGGAGGTGCAGCCTACGCGTAAGCAGATGATTGAGATTGGGTTCGGGTGGAGTCCGTTTCGTACGGTGGCTTCGTGGTATTTGTGGCGGGTTCCCAAACAGTGA
- a CDS encoding extracellular solute-binding protein produces the protein MGLHKLTQALLLVLAPLCVQAADTTKPVVNLYIWGEYLAPDTLSNFEKQTGIHVVADHFDSLETVETKLLTGRSGYDLVLTAGQHLSRAIQSGAIQTVDKQQLPHFAGVGEEFRQHMAVFDPGNRYAGIYAWGTTGVGYQEEAVKQRLPDAPRDSWAMLFDPAVVSKFADCGVSLLNDPNEVFAAVMKYMGLDINRQNLDDLKLAEQQLAKIRPYIRYFDNDLNISDLANGNTCVAMSWNGNVAIAAGQASAANKPFKLNYRIPKEGTLIWFDAMVIPKDAPHPQAGLALMDYLMTPQVIAPITDTIHYANAITAADELIDPAIRNDPGTYPSAAVRASLYSKNDNGKAFNRALIRAFSRLKSGL, from the coding sequence ATGGGCCTGCACAAACTGACTCAGGCGTTATTGCTGGTGCTTGCACCCCTGTGTGTGCAGGCCGCCGACACCACCAAACCGGTGGTCAACTTGTACATCTGGGGCGAGTACCTGGCCCCGGACACCTTGAGCAATTTCGAGAAGCAGACCGGCATTCATGTGGTCGCCGATCACTTCGATTCGCTGGAAACCGTCGAGACCAAACTGCTCACCGGACGCAGCGGCTATGACCTCGTGCTGACGGCGGGGCAGCATTTGTCCCGGGCGATCCAGAGCGGCGCGATCCAGACCGTGGACAAGCAGCAACTGCCGCACTTTGCCGGCGTTGGCGAAGAGTTTCGCCAGCACATGGCGGTGTTCGATCCGGGCAATCGCTACGCCGGGATCTACGCGTGGGGCACCACGGGCGTGGGCTATCAGGAGGAAGCGGTGAAACAGCGTCTGCCTGACGCACCACGGGACAGTTGGGCGATGTTGTTCGATCCGGCGGTGGTGTCGAAATTCGCCGATTGCGGGGTCAGTCTGCTCAACGATCCCAACGAAGTGTTCGCGGCGGTCATGAAGTACATGGGCCTGGACATCAATCGCCAGAACCTCGATGACCTGAAACTCGCCGAGCAGCAACTGGCGAAAATCCGGCCCTACATCCGCTACTTCGACAACGATTTGAACATCAGCGATCTCGCCAACGGCAACACCTGTGTGGCCATGTCGTGGAACGGCAACGTGGCCATCGCTGCCGGCCAGGCTTCGGCGGCGAACAAGCCGTTCAAACTGAATTACCGCATACCGAAGGAGGGCACGTTGATCTGGTTCGACGCCATGGTCATTCCCAAGGACGCGCCGCATCCGCAGGCCGGGCTGGCGTTGATGGATTACCTGATGACCCCGCAAGTGATTGCGCCGATCACCGACACCATTCACTACGCCAATGCGATCACGGCGGCGGACGAGTTGATCGATCCGGCGATTCGTAATGATCCGGGAACGTATCCGTCGGCGGCGGTGAGGGCTTCGTTGTATAGCAAGAATGACAATGGCAAGGCGTTCAACCGGGCGTTGATTCGGGCGTTCAGTCGGTTGAAGTCGGGGTTGTAG
- the aguA gene encoding agmatine deiminase, with protein MARLLDSTPKHDGFRLPGEFESKSGCWLGWPERTDVWRNGAKPAQKVWVQIVTAISQSEPVTVCASAAQFATARRQLPPQVRVVEMTCNDTWFRDSGPCFVVNDASGEVRGVDFEFNAYGGLGGGLYYPWDKDDQIASKILEIERFDRYRAPLIAELGGIQSDGQGSILTTEQCLLNRNRNQHLGKEEVTRRLTDYLGAEQIIWLPRGCKFDETDGHVDDLACFVRPGEVVLQWTDNRDDPQWEIYQEAYDILRSTRDSRGRELIVHKLPQPDVLEWTAEEAEGLDQQDSTHTRQAGTKICASYINYYAGNTSIVVPLFGDRQDQAALATLAELFPQHKIVGIENSREILLGGGNVACITMPQYAAPACNKQGV; from the coding sequence ATGGCACGTTTGCTCGATTCCACCCCTAAGCACGACGGTTTCCGCCTGCCCGGCGAGTTCGAAAGCAAATCCGGATGCTGGCTCGGCTGGCCGGAGCGCACTGATGTATGGCGCAACGGCGCAAAGCCTGCGCAGAAAGTTTGGGTGCAGATCGTCACCGCGATCTCCCAGAGCGAACCGGTTACCGTGTGTGCCTCCGCCGCACAATTCGCCACCGCCCGCCGTCAACTGCCGCCGCAAGTGCGGGTAGTGGAAATGACCTGCAACGACACCTGGTTCCGCGACAGCGGCCCGTGCTTTGTGGTCAACGACGCCAGTGGCGAAGTGCGCGGCGTAGATTTCGAATTCAACGCCTACGGCGGCCTCGGCGGCGGCTTGTACTACCCGTGGGACAAGGACGACCAGATCGCGAGCAAGATCCTCGAAATCGAACGTTTCGACCGTTACCGCGCGCCGCTGATTGCCGAACTCGGCGGCATCCAGAGCGACGGCCAGGGCAGCATCCTCACCACCGAACAATGCCTGCTCAACCGCAATCGCAATCAACATCTGGGCAAAGAAGAAGTCACCCGGCGGCTGACCGATTACCTCGGCGCCGAGCAGATCATCTGGCTGCCACGGGGCTGCAAATTCGACGAAACCGATGGCCACGTCGATGACCTCGCGTGCTTCGTCCGTCCCGGCGAAGTGGTGCTGCAATGGACCGACAATCGCGATGACCCGCAGTGGGAAATCTACCAGGAAGCCTACGACATCCTGCGCAGCACCCGCGATAGCCGTGGCCGCGAGTTGATCGTGCACAAATTGCCGCAACCGGACGTGCTGGAATGGACCGCCGAAGAAGCCGAAGGCCTCGACCAGCAGGACAGTACCCATACCCGTCAGGCCGGGACGAAAATCTGCGCGTCGTACATCAACTACTACGCCGGCAACACCTCGATCGTGGTGCCGCTGTTCGGTGACCGTCAGGATCAGGCGGCGTTGGCGACCCTCGCGGAACTGTTCCCGCAGCACAAAATCGTCGGCATCGAAAACTCCCGGGAAATCCTCCTTGGCGGCGGCAACGTCGCCTGTATCACCATGCCGCAGTACGCTGCGCCTGCTTGCAATAAACAGGGAGTGTAA
- a CDS encoding LysR substrate-binding domain-containing protein yields MRRLPSLAALKTFECAARHAHFGRAAAELCVTDSAVSHQIRQLEEQLGVSLFIREGRQIRPTMAAGRLMQSLQHAFELIGEACDELRDPSSLAVLRLAVTAELAQKWLMSRLTDFYARYPHITLHLYEQPIDATAPGEDIDLAITYGTGPVDSSAYFVRPLPALQFFPVCSPGLFNQGTLKTPKDLARHCLLHDDQDGKTWTAWLTSHAGDQRPERQLYFAHAGLALEAAAQGQGVAMGDNLTAQEDLLSGRLVRPFTANITALGQYALVCERVRLERPAVAQMLEWFNDQLID; encoded by the coding sequence ATGCGACGACTACCCTCCCTGGCAGCACTCAAAACCTTCGAATGCGCCGCTCGCCACGCGCATTTCGGCCGGGCGGCCGCCGAGTTGTGTGTCACCGACAGCGCCGTCAGCCATCAGATCCGCCAGCTCGAAGAGCAACTGGGCGTGTCGCTGTTTATCCGCGAAGGCCGGCAGATTCGCCCGACCATGGCCGCCGGGCGCTTGATGCAGAGCTTGCAGCACGCCTTCGAGCTGATCGGCGAGGCCTGCGATGAACTGCGCGACCCGTCATCCCTCGCCGTGTTGCGCCTGGCGGTCACCGCCGAGTTGGCGCAAAAATGGTTGATGAGTCGCCTCACGGATTTCTACGCGCGCTATCCGCACATCACCTTGCACCTCTACGAACAACCGATCGACGCCACCGCGCCGGGGGAAGACATCGACCTGGCGATCACCTACGGCACCGGCCCGGTGGACAGCAGTGCGTACTTCGTCCGGCCATTGCCGGCGTTGCAGTTCTTCCCGGTGTGCAGCCCCGGCCTGTTCAACCAGGGCACCCTCAAAACCCCGAAGGACCTGGCCCGCCATTGCCTGCTGCACGACGATCAGGACGGCAAGACCTGGACCGCTTGGCTCACCAGCCATGCCGGCGACCAGCGCCCTGAACGCCAGTTGTATTTCGCCCACGCCGGTCTGGCGCTGGAAGCGGCGGCCCAAGGGCAGGGCGTGGCCATGGGCGACAACCTCACGGCCCAGGAAGATTTGCTCAGCGGTCGGTTGGTGCGTCCCTTCACCGCCAATATCACCGCACTGGGCCAATATGCGCTGGTGTGCGAACGGGTGCGACTGGAGCGCCCGGCCGTGGCGCAGATGCTGGAATGGTTCAACGATCAGCTGATCGATTGA
- a CDS encoding PaaI family thioesterase, with the protein MLNALKQINSTSAFNRWAGFEVTRAESGEADLTMAFREADMAQYAGFLHAGLIGALLDTACGFAAGTVAGNVLASHFSVNCLAPAVGEVFIAKGRVVKAGKKQVFARAELFAQTGDQLKLVATGDAILVPVESR; encoded by the coding sequence ATGCTCAATGCACTCAAACAGATCAATTCAACTTCAGCTTTCAACCGCTGGGCCGGTTTCGAAGTGACCCGCGCCGAGAGCGGTGAAGCCGACCTCACTATGGCGTTTCGAGAAGCGGATATGGCGCAATACGCCGGTTTCCTGCACGCCGGGCTGATCGGTGCGCTGCTCGACACCGCCTGCGGGTTTGCTGCCGGGACGGTGGCCGGCAACGTGCTGGCTTCGCACTTTTCGGTCAACTGCCTGGCCCCGGCGGTCGGTGAAGTGTTTATCGCCAAGGGCCGGGTGGTGAAGGCCGGCAAGAAGCAGGTGTTCGCCCGTGCCGAGTTGTTCGCGCAAACCGGCGATCAACTGAAACTGGTGGCGACCGGCGACGCGATTCTGGTGCCGGTCGAAAGTCGCTGA